The segment CATGCACTGGGAGGGTGTAAAGCCCTTCCCGGGTGTGAAGCCACCGGCCGAAGGGGGGCTGCCCGCCTTCCGCTTGGGGGGCGAAGAGGAAGAGGAGGACCACTGATGGATTTCCTCGTGGCCCATTTTTCTCAAGGGGTGTTCCTTTTTTTGGCTTTGATTTCGCTGGGCGGTGCCGTAGGTGTGGTGGCGCTGCGGCAGCCCGTGCATGCGGCGCTTTCGCTGTTGGCCAGCTTCCTCGGTGTGGCCGGCTTGTTTGTGTTGGCCCACGGGGAGTTTTTGGCGGCGGTGCAGGTGCTGGTGTACGCCGGCGGCGTGATGGTGCTTTTCCTGTTTGTGATCATGTTCGTGAACGTGCGAGCGGCAGAAAAGGAAACGCAGTACCTAAAGCCCCTGGTGCCGCTGGCTGTGGTGGGAAGCATGCTGTTTTCGGCGCTGGCCCTCACCGCCATGTGGGCCCTGGGCAAGCGGCCCACGGCGGATGTTTCGCCTCTGGTGTCCATCGCCGGGGAGCGGGTGGGCAACACCGAAGCCGTGGGCTGGCTTTTGTACCGCGATTACCTGCTTCCCTTTGAGGTGGTTTCGGTGCTCCTGTTGG is part of the Thermoanaerobaculum aquaticum genome and harbors:
- a CDS encoding NADH-quinone oxidoreductase subunit J, producing the protein MDFLVAHFSQGVFLFLALISLGGAVGVVALRQPVHAALSLLASFLGVAGLFVLAHGEFLAAVQVLVYAGGVMVLFLFVIMFVNVRAAEKETQYLKPLVPLAVVGSMLFSALALTAMWALGKRPTADVSPLVSIAGERVGNTEAVGWLLYRDYLLPFEVVSVLLLVAMVGAIVLGRKPKETERA